The genomic stretch TCCAGAGGCTTTATGTCAGCACTTCAAGAGGTCTCTGTCCAACAACAAAGTTCGTGTCCATTTCGTTGGTGCTTGGTAATGACCTTCATTTTCctccatgtatatattgtACTGACCATTGTGTACTAGGGACACCGTGTCATCAGTTGGCATTTTGAGAGGAGAATGTCTCCCAGAAACGACCTCTGGAATGACACACGTATGCGCGTTCCGACATGCACTCGCTCTCGATGAATTGAGAGTGAAGTTTCTGCCCGAGTATGCCAACGGCGGGTCGGGTCCTCTGATGAACGACTTTCAACAACCTGATCCACTCCTTTTGCCTTCTTGGGAACTCTTCGGTCTCAAGATTGCAGGCCTTGTATTTGCACGACCACATGCAAGAGTCAATCCAACCACAGATACCCAAAGGGCAAAGGGTGGCAATGTCAAAGAGGTGTGGTTTGCCGGTTCACATTCTGATATGTAAGTACGTTCCCATCTTCGtctttcttgattttcatATCTTATTCTTTTCTAGTGGAGGGGGAAACGTGAAAAATCTAAAACTCAATCAATTCGGCCCTTCTCTTCGATGGATGACATACGAAGCTCTTACTTGGGGCCTCAAAATGAACCCATTCGACCAGAAATGGGCACCGCTCTCTCCGAAATCATCTATGAACTGGAAGTGGAATATTCTTGAAAACCTTCCCATTCTACGGCTTTCTTATCAGAACTCTAATGCCGTTACACGAAGGTAAATATCGTTCTTCGCAGTGTACCTTTTACAAACTCAATGTGATTCCACACCATTACAGACCTCATCGTCAAAGCCCGCGTTTGATTTTACCGGGCCAATTAATCCACGAATCCGTCTATGAACTCATTAAATCGACTTCTAACGCTCAGCCACCGTCAAAGCCATACCTTCCGATGGCCTTACTTCCAGGTGGCAAAAAGTGGGCATCGGGTCAGGCACCAGAAGACAATATCATCGAGAAAGACCCATACCTCCAACCTGATCGCATCTTGGAAGCGATCAAGGAGAAGCGACACACCCCGGCAGATTTTGATGTCCTACTCACTTTGTCATCGACTGGTGAGCATCATTTTTTACGATACCTGAACAACGTATTAAAATACATGATAGCGATCGGCCAAAGGTCTATCCGAGAGCGccctgaagctgaagaaacTTTGGCCTCTGTTCTTGCGTCTCAAACTTCCAATGACAAGGACGAAAAGGACATAATACATACGATATCAAGAATTTTAGATCGGTGCTTCAATATGATTCCTGTGGAATTCATCTCGGAAAGCAAAAATCCATATTCACTCCAGTCATCGGTCTGGGAAACGTTGGACAAGCTATACCCAGAGGGATCATCTAGTCGGTCTAAGTTTCTACATCGCTTTGGTAAATATTTTGACTTTTAATGTAATGTTTTCCGTTCTAATTAACAAAACTGTAGCCAACCAATCAACCAGACTGGCCATAGTCAAACAAACCATTAGTTTACATATGGCGGCTTTAGAGGCCAGTCCTCAACCACCAAGGCATATTCAAATCGCATCCATCAAGGAATTGGTCCTCAGCTTTCTAAACCTACTCGTCCTTACGATACCGGATGGCGCCGAAGCATCCCACAGGCAATGGCTATACAGCCTGTACAAAGAAGGTCTTCGATTCGACAATATATCGTATAAGAAGCGATTTTCTCTTATCGAATGCCTGGCAGGCGAGATTCAGGACCGATTTGAAATGGGTCAAGACAACTATCTTAACGAGAGAGTGTTGCTATTCAAACGTATCTTCGACCTCAGACCTCCGGATCAGGGCAGGCAGGAGGATTACCTTCTTGGTTTGCTTCCTACGTTGTATCAACGTTTTGAAGCAACGTCCAGGCTGGAAGACATCGATGAGATTGTATCGTTCAACCCAGATATTCTTCGACTCCTCTCCGATCCAGACCATTATCCTGCAGTTGGTACCCTGGTTGCCGTTCTAGCGTTATCTTATCTTGCATTGTTCAAAACCACAGGCGACCTACATCACATCGACGAGGCAGCTATGCTCCTCAAGGAAAGTATATCCAATTGTGGTCACACAGATTCGAATTTGCCGTATCTTCTTGATCTGCATGGAtattctttccatcttcgaTTCCAACAAACTGGTCATCACATTTATCTCGACAAAGCAGACAATGCCTATCGTAGTGCTCTCGAAATACGCCATACATTGGAACCTCAAGGAACTTATCCTTCTATTGAGTTGGCAGCGGTACTATGCGACCGATATAAACTTTCTCGGCACCAGAAATTTCTAGACGATGCCATTCAGTATTGCCGTGACTCTCTTGCACTCTGTTCCTCGCGTCCCAGACAACGCGATGGACCCGCCTTTATTTTAGCAGAAGCATTGATGGCTCGCTATAAAGTTTTAGGAAAACCTCAAGATCTGGAAGATGCAATTTCATTGTATCAGGAAGCTCTTGATCTCAATCCACCGCCTTATTTTCGCAGGGCTATATGCCTCAATGCGCTGGGTGGTGCCCTCACCGCACGTTTCCATTTAAAACAGCAACAAAAGGATGTCGAGAGGGCGGTTGTATTGCATCGCGAGGCTCTGGCACAATGTCTTTCTCGCTACTTCAAACGAGATAGCTGTCTTAGCGGACTGGCAGCTGCGTTGACGGGCCATTTCATAATTTCTGGCGAGAAGTCTGATTTAGAGGAAGCAATTTCTCATTATCAAAATGCCCTAGACCTTCTCCCGTCCCACCATTTTATGCGGTCAGAATACCTCTTCGGTTTGGCGAATACCCATTTCTCTCTGTTCAAGGCGACAAAGCAAACTGATAGGCTCAATGAGGCGATCACACTCTATAGGGGTGCACTAAAGGATCTTCCTCCTTCGCATATTGACCGAGCAGACCTCCTCTATGATCTTGCAATTGCTCTGCAAAATTACGACGGTGTATATCTTTCGGCAACTCATAGTGATTCAACGCATAAGGCTCAAAGAGGAAGATCTTCAATTTACGGTGATGAAGTCATTTTATTGCTCAAAGAATCGCTTCAACTCCGCCGTTTGTCTCATCATGGACGTGCCAATACTCTTAGACATCTGATTTCAGCTCTTTTATCAAAGTCCGGGGGAAAGAATATCAGAGAGATACTCTCGTATTGGGACGAGCTGACGATTCGTcaccctctcctcttccCAACCTCACATCTTGAACGTCGAGAGCTTGATATGCTGATTTCGTTGCTCAAACTTGACCTCGAGAAATCTCCTGCACACCATGAACGACTGAAACTTCTCCGGTCTCTCTGGTGTGCGTTCCTCTTTCGATTTGGGAAAAGCAGCTCCCAAGAAGACCTCGTTGAGGCATTCATGTATCATAAGGAGCTGATTCGCCTACAGCCCCCCATGGTCCCACTCATCCCGGACCCAATCTCAGCCAACATTATTCCAAATCTTCTTTGACTTCAGGTAAAAGAACTTCCTGGCCCGCACAGAATGGACTGATAGTTGTCAATGATTTT from Psilocybe cubensis strain MGC-MH-2018 chromosome 2, whole genome shotgun sequence encodes the following:
- a CDS encoding hypothetical protein (Uncharacterized protein YEL023C), yielding MTPSIDSDETQIQPTENAPISCLCSPPPNGGVGRNLIVSIDGTANQFGMKNTNIVELYSRLVRDETQLTYYNSGIGTYVVDSKSWLSLKAWNQSISHNWDKAFATNFKSKVLDAYEWLSENYRPGDKIFLFGFSRGAYQVRVIAGMIEKVGLIHKGNKQQIPFAYDLYTATLSKRKRQEVSEETPLGTSKQPKEPKSLNVVNAEHDPRSSPYLHVNRLDEDIDQNIESGRRSRATTNTDKDKVLSGENIESSADDGPEALCQHFKRSLSNNKVRVHFVGAWDTVSSVGILRGECLPETTSGMTHVCAFRHALALDELRVKFLPEYANGGSGPLMNDFQQPDPLLLPSWELFGLKIAGLVFARPHARVNPTTDTQRAKGGNVKEVWFAGSHSDIGGGNVKNLKLNQFGPSLRWMTYEALTWGLKMNPFDQKWAPLSPKSSMNWKWNILENLPILRLSYQNSNAVTRRPHRQSPRLILPGQLIHESVYELIKSTSNAQPPSKPYLPMALLPGGKKWASGQAPEDNIIEKDPYLQPDRILEAIKEKRHTPADFDVLLTLSSTAIGQRSIRERPEAEETLASVLASQTSNDKDEKDIIHTISRILDRCFNMIPVEFISESKNPYSLQSSVWETLDKLYPEGSSTNQSTRLAIVKQTISLHMAALEASPQPPRHIQIASIKELVLSFLNLLVLTIPDGAEASHRQWLYSLYKEGLRFDNISYKKRFSLIECLAGEIQDRFEMGQDNYLNERVLLFKRIFDLRPPDQGRQEDYLLGLLPTLYQRFEATSRLEDIDEIVSFNPDILRLLSDPDHYPAVGTLVAVLALSYLALFKTTGDLHHIDEAAMLLKESISNCGHTDSNLPYLLDLHGYSFHLRFQQTGHHIYLDKADNAYRSALEIRHTLEPQGTYPSIELAAVLCDRYKLSRHQKFLDDAIQYCRDSLALCSSRPRQRDGPAFILAEALMARYKVLGKPQDLEDAISLYQEALDLNPPPYFRRAICLNALGGALTARFHLKQQQKDVERAVVLHREALAQCLSRYFKRDSCLSGLAAALTGHFIISGEKSDLEEAISHYQNALDLLPSHHFMRSEYLFGLANTHFSLFKATKQTDRLNEAITLYRGALKDLPPSHIDRADLLYDLAIALQNYDGVYLSATHSDSTHKAQRGRSSIYGDEVILLLKESLQLRRLSHHGRANTLRHLISALLSKSGGKNIREILSYWDELTIRHPLLFPTSHLERRELDMLISLLKLDLEKSPAHHERLKLLRSLWCAFLFRFGKSSSQEDLVEAFMYHKELIRLQPPMVPLIPDPISANIIPNLL